One region of gamma proteobacterium HIMB55 genomic DNA includes:
- a CDS encoding phosphate/sulfate permease (PFAM: Phosphate transporter family) encodes MEMLAANSGIILFLVLGFGIFMAWGIGANDVANAMGTSVGSGALTLKQAIIIAAVFEFLGAFLAGGEVTSTIRKGIIDPALFEAIPDKFVLGMLSALLAAATWLLVASNRGWPVSTTHSIVGAIVGFSAVVVSVDAVNWGKVGEISASWVVSPLLAGSIAWCLYKSVEALVLNSSDARASAARWVPVYMWMVGFMISMVTMLKGLKHVGIDIDLGTGSAFIDSALLSALIGLLVAAAGGFFVRRQLASNANLGIEGIFGILMIFTACGMAFAHGSNDVANAIGPVAAVVQTVQDGGAIAAKSGMPWWVLLIGGAGIVLGLATYGWRVIGTIGSKITELTPSRGFAAELGAAGTVVIASGTGLPISTTHTLVGAVLGVGLARGTAVVDFEVVKQIVGSWLVTLPIAAVLSISFYFLLNALLG; translated from the coding sequence ATGGAAATGCTCGCCGCTAACAGCGGGATCATATTGTTTCTAGTGCTGGGTTTCGGCATCTTCATGGCCTGGGGCATCGGAGCCAATGACGTTGCCAATGCGATGGGGACCTCTGTTGGCTCTGGCGCCCTAACGCTCAAGCAAGCAATCATCATTGCTGCCGTATTTGAATTTCTGGGTGCTTTTCTAGCCGGTGGCGAGGTCACGAGTACCATCCGAAAGGGCATCATCGACCCGGCCCTGTTTGAAGCGATACCCGATAAGTTTGTACTTGGGATGTTATCCGCCCTACTGGCAGCAGCAACCTGGCTGCTCGTCGCGAGCAACCGTGGCTGGCCCGTGTCGACAACACACTCTATTGTTGGAGCCATTGTCGGGTTCTCGGCAGTTGTTGTGTCAGTCGATGCTGTTAACTGGGGTAAGGTCGGCGAAATCTCAGCTAGCTGGGTGGTATCACCGCTTCTTGCCGGCAGTATTGCCTGGTGCCTGTATAAGAGCGTAGAGGCACTTGTGCTTAATTCGAGCGATGCCCGTGCCAGCGCAGCACGATGGGTCCCCGTTTATATGTGGATGGTCGGCTTCATGATCTCAATGGTCACGATGCTTAAGGGTCTCAAGCACGTGGGCATCGATATTGACCTTGGAACGGGGTCAGCGTTTATCGACTCAGCGCTGCTTTCTGCATTGATTGGCCTATTAGTCGCAGCAGCGGGTGGCTTCTTCGTCCGTCGACAACTGGCGAGCAACGCGAATTTAGGCATCGAGGGCATCTTCGGCATTTTGATGATTTTCACCGCCTGCGGGATGGCCTTTGCACACGGATCCAACGACGTAGCCAACGCAATTGGTCCCGTCGCTGCAGTTGTGCAAACCGTGCAAGACGGTGGGGCTATTGCAGCGAAATCTGGCATGCCTTGGTGGGTCTTATTGATTGGCGGCGCAGGCATTGTTCTTGGCCTTGCCACCTATGGCTGGCGCGTCATCGGAACAATTGGCTCAAAAATTACTGAACTCACACCAAGCCGTGGCTTTGCGGCAGAACTGGGCGCAGCAGGCACAGTTGTCATCGCCTCCGGAACAGGGCTACCTATTTCAACAACGCATACCCTAGTTGGCGCGGTGCTAGGCGTCGGTCTAGCGCGCGGAACCGCGGTAGTGGACTTTGAAGTCGTCAAACAAATCGTTGGGTCGTGGCTCGTTACACTGCCAATCGCAGCAGTTCTCTCAATCAGTTTCTATTTCCTGCTCAACGCATTGCTCGGCTAA
- a CDS encoding glutamine synthetase adenylyltransferase (PFAM: GlnD PII-uridylyltransferase; Glutamate-ammonia ligase adenylyltransferase): MMQHDQLGLLENRLGSERYRRLIEHLDATFEGAPAENTNESAALRMLAASEFFRTLVERQIDWLEEAADLRQPNIDALLESVNQQSLCEQDEQDVLRSLRVLRQRAMLHIVWRSFTSDNGLNETLDAMTTLADFVIRCAVSYAEKLVSKRYGEAIGDDTGAVQKLIVVGMGKLGGRELNLSSDIDIIFIYDEAGNTQGGRSSTSNNEYFTRIAQTVIRLIDLVTIDGRVFRVDTRLRPFGDSGALVASYPSLENYYQQHGRDWERYALLKARCITGTPDQIRPFQQLAKQFVYRRYTDFGVIDGLRSMKALIDRERVTQGLANDVKRGPGGIREAEFIVQSHQLVRGGRVPSVQTVGFQESVEALVSEDCLSTEVAQRLHADYRYLRQLEHGIQALRDEQTHELPSNPNDQNALCMLLGVSDWDTLMAAEAASRSAIGSEFDALLSDSRAQEDLILGVDSETPTLDTGALQTLSLTSYGILAQTLTAFIDGTRFRVMDAEATQRLQKVLPLLVREVDQHPQPGAALDRVLSIVTAILKRSAYLSLLAENPQARERLVSLVARSSSIANKLRDAPALLDELLFPKRLFTVPSKEDIREQLDALTTYVDPDDLEAVMQHLRRLKEAITFRVAVSELEGSIPLMKVSDNLSFLAEVIVERAVAVAYRDLAKKYGEPTNDSEFCVLAYGKLGGIELSYESDLDLVFVASGEEGVTAGPKQIDHQRFFTRLAQRVIHILSTNMMGGRLYEVDLRLRPNGDSGLLVTSLSALKKYLESDAWTWEHQALVRARVIAGGSALVKKVEALRVEVLSKHRDDALLTHDVTSMRHKMRDHRADVGAKSKQIDLKYGRGGIVDIEFVVQYLVLKHAASHPQICRWSDVVRILDSLEVAGILSKDNANSLRDAYLQLRAATHRIAMSYDTEDDLAQATESMARARANCANLLPNL; encoded by the coding sequence ATGATGCAGCACGATCAGCTAGGTTTGTTAGAGAATCGACTCGGAAGTGAGCGATACCGGCGCTTGATTGAACACCTTGATGCAACATTCGAGGGTGCTCCCGCAGAAAATACAAATGAAAGCGCAGCTCTTCGCATGCTGGCAGCCAGCGAGTTTTTCCGCACCTTAGTAGAGCGCCAGATCGACTGGTTGGAAGAAGCGGCGGACCTTCGTCAGCCCAACATCGATGCGCTGTTGGAAAGTGTTAACCAGCAGAGCCTTTGTGAACAGGATGAGCAAGATGTTCTAAGAAGTCTCAGAGTACTAAGACAACGTGCAATGTTGCACATCGTTTGGCGAAGCTTCACTAGCGACAATGGGCTGAATGAGACCTTGGACGCAATGACCACGCTGGCGGATTTCGTTATTCGGTGCGCAGTGAGCTATGCCGAGAAGCTTGTCAGTAAGCGCTATGGCGAAGCCATTGGTGACGACACGGGAGCTGTCCAAAAACTGATTGTTGTCGGCATGGGCAAGCTGGGAGGACGCGAGCTCAACCTCTCCTCAGATATCGATATCATATTTATCTACGACGAGGCTGGAAATACGCAAGGCGGCCGCTCTAGCACAAGCAACAATGAGTACTTCACGCGCATTGCGCAGACGGTAATTCGTCTCATCGACTTAGTGACGATAGACGGTCGCGTTTTCAGAGTTGATACCCGGCTCAGGCCTTTCGGCGATAGTGGTGCGCTGGTGGCAAGTTATCCATCTCTAGAGAATTACTATCAGCAACACGGCCGCGATTGGGAGCGATACGCGCTACTGAAGGCGAGGTGTATCACAGGCACGCCAGATCAAATTCGTCCGTTCCAGCAGCTGGCTAAACAATTTGTCTACCGGCGCTACACCGACTTCGGCGTCATCGACGGTCTGCGCAGTATGAAAGCGCTGATTGATAGAGAAAGGGTCACACAGGGCTTGGCCAATGACGTGAAGCGGGGCCCAGGTGGTATTCGTGAGGCGGAGTTTATCGTCCAATCGCACCAGCTCGTTCGGGGCGGGCGTGTTCCCAGCGTTCAGACAGTGGGGTTCCAGGAGTCTGTAGAAGCACTGGTGAGTGAGGACTGTTTATCGACAGAAGTCGCCCAGCGTTTACACGCTGACTATCGATACTTAAGGCAGCTCGAACATGGGATACAGGCGCTCAGAGACGAGCAAACTCATGAACTTCCCTCAAATCCAAACGATCAAAACGCCCTCTGTATGCTTTTGGGGGTTAGTGACTGGGACACATTGATGGCGGCGGAAGCTGCCAGCCGGTCGGCTATTGGCAGTGAATTTGACGCCTTGTTAAGCGACTCACGCGCGCAGGAAGATCTTATTTTGGGGGTTGATTCGGAGACCCCGACCCTTGATACCGGCGCGCTGCAGACCTTGTCGCTGACATCCTATGGGATATTGGCCCAGACATTGACGGCATTTATCGACGGAACCCGATTTCGTGTGATGGATGCCGAGGCCACCCAGAGGCTGCAAAAGGTTTTACCGCTCCTTGTTAGAGAGGTTGACCAGCACCCTCAGCCAGGTGCCGCGCTAGATCGAGTGCTCTCCATCGTTACCGCAATTTTGAAGCGAAGTGCTTATCTCTCTTTGTTGGCTGAGAATCCACAGGCGCGTGAACGCCTTGTGAGCTTAGTGGCTAGGAGTTCCTCGATTGCCAACAAGCTTAGAGACGCCCCGGCGCTACTGGACGAACTGCTGTTCCCGAAACGCTTATTCACTGTCCCCAGCAAAGAAGATATCCGCGAGCAGCTCGATGCGTTAACGACGTATGTCGACCCTGATGATCTTGAGGCTGTTATGCAGCACCTGCGACGACTGAAGGAAGCGATCACCTTTCGCGTTGCTGTTAGCGAGCTCGAAGGTTCGATTCCGTTGATGAAGGTGAGTGACAATCTGAGTTTTCTCGCGGAGGTTATCGTCGAGCGCGCGGTAGCGGTGGCGTATCGCGATCTTGCAAAAAAATACGGTGAGCCCACGAACGACTCAGAGTTTTGTGTATTAGCCTACGGTAAGCTGGGTGGTATCGAGCTGAGTTACGAGTCTGATCTCGATCTGGTTTTCGTCGCATCGGGTGAAGAGGGTGTTACTGCGGGCCCTAAACAGATTGACCACCAGCGTTTCTTCACGCGCCTGGCACAGCGTGTAATCCATATTCTCTCCACGAATATGATGGGTGGTCGGCTCTACGAGGTAGACCTTAGGTTGAGGCCTAACGGCGACTCTGGGCTTTTGGTTACCTCGCTCTCTGCGCTAAAAAAGTATTTGGAGTCCGATGCGTGGACTTGGGAGCATCAGGCCTTGGTTCGTGCACGTGTCATTGCCGGTGGATCGGCGTTGGTAAAGAAGGTTGAGGCATTGCGCGTTGAAGTGCTCTCAAAACATCGAGACGACGCCTTGCTAACCCATGACGTGACTTCGATGCGACATAAAATGCGCGATCATCGAGCCGATGTCGGGGCAAAGTCCAAGCAAATAGATCTGAAATACGGCCGAGGCGGTATTGTCGATATTGAATTTGTGGTCCAATACTTGGTGCTTAAACACGCGGCCAGCCATCCGCAAATCTGCCGTTGGTCTGACGTTGTCCGCATTTTGGATTCGCTCGAGGTGGCGGGCATTTTGAGCAAAGATAATGCTAATAGTTTGCGCGATGCGTATTTACAATTGAGAGCTGCAACGCATCGTATCGCCATGTCTTACGATACGGAGGATGACCTCGCCCAAGCCACGGAATCGATGGCCAGAGCGAGGGCCAACTGTGCGAACTTATTGCCGAATTTATAA
- a CDS encoding branched-chain amino acid aminotransferase, group I (PFAM: Aminotransferase class IV~TIGRFAM: branched-chain amino acid aminotransferase, group I): MDLSKLTGSIWLDGELVPWEEAKVHVLTHTFHYGLGVFEGVRAYATQDQGTCIFRLKEHTDRLFRSAKILQMDMPYDKETLNEAQREVVRVNNLDEAYLRPMCFLGSEGMGLRADNLKTHVMVAAWSWPSYMDPEARDRGIRVRTSSYTRHHVNITMCKAKANGNYINSILALREALDAGCEEALLLDNEGYVAEGSGENVFVVRDGKIYTPELTSCLEGITRDSIFRIAADLGYEIKERRITRDEFYVADEAFFTGTAAEVVPIRELDSRPIGSGSRGPLTEKLQSIYFDTVRGREAQYGDWLTSVS, from the coding sequence ATGGATCTGTCTAAGCTGACGGGATCAATTTGGTTAGATGGTGAGCTTGTTCCTTGGGAGGAAGCAAAAGTTCACGTTCTCACACACACCTTCCACTACGGACTGGGTGTCTTCGAGGGGGTTAGAGCGTACGCCACCCAAGATCAGGGAACCTGCATCTTCCGTTTGAAAGAACACACCGACCGTCTGTTCCGCTCTGCGAAGATTCTGCAGATGGATATGCCTTACGACAAAGAGACGCTCAACGAGGCGCAGCGCGAGGTTGTCAGAGTCAATAACCTTGATGAAGCGTACTTACGACCCATGTGTTTTCTCGGGTCCGAGGGTATGGGCCTCCGTGCAGATAATCTGAAGACGCATGTCATGGTCGCCGCTTGGTCTTGGCCGTCTTACATGGATCCTGAGGCGAGAGACCGCGGTATTCGCGTCAGAACATCGAGCTACACGCGTCACCACGTCAACATCACCATGTGTAAAGCCAAGGCTAACGGTAACTACATCAACTCAATCCTTGCACTTCGAGAGGCGCTGGACGCTGGCTGCGAAGAGGCGCTCCTTTTGGATAACGAAGGGTATGTGGCTGAGGGAAGTGGTGAAAACGTCTTTGTCGTGCGAGATGGCAAAATCTACACGCCCGAACTGACCTCCTGCCTCGAGGGAATTACGCGTGACAGCATTTTCCGAATTGCGGCCGACCTTGGTTATGAAATTAAGGAGCGCCGAATTACTCGCGATGAATTTTATGTGGCCGACGAAGCTTTCTTTACGGGTACTGCGGCAGAGGTAGTGCCAATCCGTGAGCTAGACAGCCGACCTATCGGATCAGGTTCGCGCGGCCCGCTGACTGAAAAATTACAATCGATTTACTTCGACACAGTCCGTGGTCGTGAAGCGCAGTATGGTGATTGGCTGACCTCGGTAAGCTAA
- a CDS encoding lysophospholipase (PFAM: Putative lysophospholipase), with product MDKSTGKLGSGLFYRSWPVADQASAVVLISHGLGEHSGRYEHVAAAFNAAGLHVFALDHLGHGQSPGKRAFVSRFSELTDGVAELRAHIAQDYPSMPVYLVGHSLGGLIAASTVLGAAQDYAGLLMTGPALGVPTPPPAWQVLLLRVFSAVAPGFKALELDANAICRDPAVVEDYVADPLVHHENIPARMVVSLFDEGARVMARARDISLPVLLLHGAEDQLTSASASTEFVDMLASSDKQCTIYDGMYHELFNEPEQEAIIKTCCEWITTRLTSSES from the coding sequence ATGGATAAATCAACAGGAAAGCTAGGAAGTGGACTGTTTTACCGATCGTGGCCTGTAGCCGATCAAGCCAGTGCGGTTGTTCTTATTAGCCATGGCTTAGGCGAACACTCTGGTCGCTACGAGCATGTGGCAGCTGCTTTCAACGCAGCGGGACTCCACGTATTCGCACTTGATCACCTAGGACACGGACAATCCCCCGGTAAACGCGCCTTTGTGAGCCGATTCAGTGAGCTAACGGACGGTGTTGCCGAGCTTCGAGCACACATAGCCCAGGATTATCCCTCGATGCCGGTTTACCTTGTTGGGCATAGTTTGGGTGGTCTTATTGCGGCAAGCACTGTTCTGGGTGCAGCTCAGGATTATGCAGGGCTGTTAATGACGGGTCCGGCCTTAGGGGTGCCCACCCCGCCCCCGGCTTGGCAAGTTCTTTTACTTCGTGTGTTCAGCGCTGTGGCGCCAGGATTCAAAGCGCTCGAACTCGACGCTAATGCTATCTGCAGAGACCCTGCCGTTGTCGAAGACTACGTCGCTGATCCGCTTGTTCATCACGAGAACATCCCTGCGCGAATGGTCGTGTCGCTGTTTGATGAGGGCGCGCGGGTTATGGCCCGTGCGAGAGATATCAGCTTGCCAGTGCTGTTACTCCACGGGGCGGAAGATCAGCTTACGTCCGCTTCAGCCTCCACTGAGTTTGTTGACATGCTTGCCTCGAGCGACAAGCAGTGCACGATCTATGACGGCATGTATCACGAACTGTTTAACGAACCGGAGCAGGAAGCGATTATCAAAACCTGCTGCGAATGGATAACAACACGCCTTACAAGTAGCGAGTCGTAG
- a CDS encoding glycosyltransferase (PFAM: Glycosyl transferases group 1), giving the protein MNSQLPDTVTASSNDAESPLRIALLGYRSAPHSGGQGVYLNYLSRYLRRRGHSVTVISGPPYPHLDDDIDLVKLESLDLYANGLGSVKPRHFFSRLERIEWFSKLTGGFAEPYTFGERVKKWFVGREHDFDIIHDNQTIADGVLELQTRGLPLVTTIHHPITRDYRVALASEPKWYMRLLIHRWHSFLRMQKRVAPQLKSVVTVSSASATDIATDFGVTPEAISVMHLGVDTEMFRPLPAITRDPYRLMTTASADAPLKGLSHLLRALAALRPDYPDIRLTLVGRPKPDGETQRLINALGLADCIDCCKGISHEEMVEKYARATVAVVPSMYEGFGLPAVEAMACGVPLVSTSGGALAEVVAGAALVVSPGDGNALAQQIKRLFDDASLRDEYASRGLQRVEQHFCWERCAERMEAYYRERIGQC; this is encoded by the coding sequence GTGAATTCTCAATTGCCTGACACCGTGACTGCGTCGTCGAACGATGCCGAAAGTCCACTGCGAATTGCGCTACTGGGCTACCGATCTGCACCGCACTCGGGTGGTCAAGGTGTCTATCTCAACTACCTCTCGCGCTATCTGCGCCGTCGAGGGCACAGTGTTACTGTGATCTCCGGGCCTCCCTATCCGCACCTGGATGATGACATTGACTTGGTGAAACTCGAGAGTCTGGACTTGTACGCCAACGGCTTGGGGTCTGTGAAGCCTCGGCACTTCTTTTCGCGTCTTGAGCGTATCGAGTGGTTCAGTAAGTTAACCGGTGGGTTTGCTGAGCCATATACCTTTGGGGAGCGCGTCAAAAAGTGGTTTGTTGGTCGTGAGCATGACTTCGACATCATCCACGACAACCAAACAATTGCGGACGGTGTTCTTGAATTACAAACTCGCGGTCTGCCTCTGGTCACCACCATTCATCACCCCATTACCCGCGATTACCGTGTTGCGCTAGCGTCGGAACCCAAGTGGTACATGCGTCTATTAATCCATCGGTGGCACAGCTTTCTAAGGATGCAAAAGCGAGTAGCACCGCAGTTGAAGTCAGTGGTAACTGTCTCGAGTGCCTCTGCCACAGATATTGCAACCGATTTTGGTGTTACGCCCGAGGCGATATCAGTGATGCATTTGGGGGTGGATACAGAAATGTTTCGCCCGCTTCCGGCGATAACCCGAGATCCGTATCGGCTTATGACCACTGCATCTGCGGATGCACCTCTTAAAGGTTTGTCGCATCTGTTGAGAGCGCTTGCTGCATTGAGGCCAGACTACCCTGATATCAGACTGACACTCGTTGGTCGCCCTAAGCCCGATGGTGAGACACAAAGGCTGATCAACGCATTGGGGCTTGCTGATTGTATCGACTGTTGCAAAGGCATTAGCCACGAAGAGATGGTAGAAAAGTACGCTCGAGCAACGGTCGCGGTTGTGCCATCAATGTATGAGGGTTTTGGACTACCTGCTGTCGAGGCAATGGCCTGCGGCGTGCCTTTGGTGTCGACCAGCGGAGGTGCGTTGGCAGAGGTGGTAGCAGGTGCCGCACTTGTTGTTTCGCCGGGTGATGGCAATGCGCTGGCGCAGCAGATCAAAAGACTATTTGACGACGCGTCACTAAGAGATGAGTATGCCTCTCGGGGGCTTCAGCGGGTTGAACAGCATTTTTGTTGGGAGCGTTGCGCTGAGCGCATGGAAGCGTATTACCGAGAGCGCATTGGCCAATGCTGA